The Desulfovibrio psychrotolerans genome includes the window CTTCCTGCACACATCGGTCATTGAAAGCCGCCGCAACAAACTGCACCGCATAAACATCTTCCTCATGGCGCTGACCACCATATCAGCCTTCTTCGCCACCTATCTGGTCCGCAGCGGCGTAGTGGATTCGCTGCACGCCTTCGGCGACGGCGGCGTGGGCACCCCACTGCTCATCTTCATCATCCTCTTCACGGGCATAAGCCTGCTCACGGCCCTGCAGTACAAGCACCCGGAATCCCGCCCCCTCTCCGAACCCGCAAGCCGCGAAGGCTTTCTGGTGCTCACGGCGTGGGTGCTGCTGGCCCTGGGCATCATCATCCTTGTAGCTACCATGTGGCCCGTGTTCTCCAAGTTCTGGAGCGAAAGCCCGCTTGGTCTGGAACCGGCCTTCTACAACCGGGTCTGCCTGCCGCTGTTCGTGGTCATATCCGCCCTGCTAATGGTCTGTCCGTGGCTCGGCTGGAAAGGCGGAATCCGCGACCCGAAACGATTCGGCATCGTTCTCGCCAGTGCTGCCGTTGCAGCGGGCGTGCTGATATCCATGGGATACACGTTGCCCATGGCCGTTGCGGGCGGTGCCACGGCCATTGCATGCCTTGCGGGCATTGCCCTGCTCTTTGCCACGGAACCCGCCATGCGCCGCAGCATGCGCAGCATTGCGGCCTACGGCGTGCATGTGGGCCTTGCACTTACCGTACTGGGCGTGGCCATATCCGGCCCCTACAAGCAGGAACAGCAGATAGAGCTCGGCCTGAACGAATCGGTGCAGGTGGGCAGCTACACCTTTACCTACAAGCAACTCAATCAGGGCGAAACCCGTGCCTACATCTTCATCGAAGCAGACCTTGAAGTAACCCGCAACGGAAAGGCCGTGGGCCCCATGCACCCGCAGCGCAGGCTCTACCACAAGTTCCCCAGCAGCGCGTTTTCCGAGGCTGCAACCATCTTCTCGCTGGGCAATGAAATGTATGCCACCCTGCTCGGTGCAAACGAAGGACACAAGGCCACACTCAAGCTGAGCGTGAATCCGCTGGTGAACTGGGTATGGATAGGCGGCACCCTGATGTGCCTGTTCCCGCTGCTTGGGCTCTCCACGTACCGCAAGCGTGAAAACGGGGACCCCGATGCTGTGTAAGCTGGACAAGGTGGCCAAGTTCTACGGTACGCGGCTGGTCGTCAAAGACATAAGCTGCTGCGTGGAACAGGGCACCGTGACGCTGCTGGCCGGTCCCAACGGGGCCGGCAAGTCCACACTGCTGAAGATTATGGCCGGGCTTGCCCGGCCCAGCGCAGGCGCGGTGGAGCGTTCTGTCAGCGAGGAAGGCATAGGGTATGTGGGGCACCAAACCTTCATCTACCCCGGCCTTTCGGCACTGGAAAACCTGTCTTTCTGGGCTTCACTGCATAATCTGACAGTGGAGGAATCCACCCTTCTTGAGGCCCTGGACCGGGTGGAACTGAAGCGTTTTGCCTTTGAACGGGCGGGAACCTTTTCTCGCGGCATGGCGCAGCGGCTGAATCTGGCCCGCGTATTCCTGCTTAATCCGGCATTTATCCTGCTGGATGAACCGGGTACCGGACTGGACGTACGCTCCATGACCATACTGCACAACGAAATTGAGGCTGCCCGGAAGCGCGGAGCCGGTCTGGTCTGGATAAGCCATTCCGTGGCCTCTGACCTGCCGCGGGCAGACACGGTGCTCTCCATCCGCGACAGGCGCGTGGACTACTACGGCCCCGCCGCAGGATACACGCCGGAGGCTGCATGCTGAGGCAGGCTGCGGCCATAGCCGCAAAAGACCTGCGGCTGGTGCTGGCACGGGGTACGGGGCTTATTCAGGCCCTGCTGCTGGGGCTGCTGCTCATCTTTGTCTTCAGCCTGTCGCTGGAAGTGGGCCAGACCATGCAGCCGCAAGGCGCGTCTGCCATCTTCTGGCTGGCCTCCGCCTTCTGTCAGGTGCTCATCTTCAACACCCTGTTCGGGCTGGAAGAACAGAACGGCGCACGGTTCGGGCTGCTGCTCGCGCCCATGCCCGTGCAGTCGGTCTGGATAGGCAAAGCTCTGGCCGGGCTGGGGCTGCTGCTGTGCGCGCAAGCCATCTTTGTTCCGGCCACGGTGGTCTTTCTGGGACAGAATGTCTCCGCGCTATGGGGCACGGGCCTTGCTGCCCTGCTGCTCACGGATTTGGGCATAGTGCTGCTGGGATCGCTGCTGG containing:
- a CDS encoding heme exporter protein CcmB, with protein sequence MLRQAAAIAAKDLRLVLARGTGLIQALLLGLLLIFVFSLSLEVGQTMQPQGASAIFWLASAFCQVLIFNTLFGLEEQNGARFGLLLAPMPVQSVWIGKALAGLGLLLCAQAIFVPATVVFLGQNVSALWGTGLAALLLTDLGIVLLGSLLGALSQGQAARESLLSIILFPLLIPVLLAGIRIGAAAFSGDIPEGTANWLGLAGAFDALFAGTGLLLFGFVYSGEE
- a CDS encoding ABC transporter ATP-binding protein, with the protein product MLCKLDKVAKFYGTRLVVKDISCCVEQGTVTLLAGPNGAGKSTLLKIMAGLARPSAGAVERSVSEEGIGYVGHQTFIYPGLSALENLSFWASLHNLTVEESTLLEALDRVELKRFAFERAGTFSRGMAQRLNLARVFLLNPAFILLDEPGTGLDVRSMTILHNEIEAARKRGAGLVWISHSVASDLPRADTVLSIRDRRVDYYGPAAGYTPEAAC
- a CDS encoding heme lyase CcmF/NrfE family subunit; translation: MHLLAYLLLVASLMFCIGFGTIAVMQLWQGRTLVLPWMEKAHLMVTALMTVSSLILLWALVNFDFSNSYVARYTSLDLSTFYRMTAFWAGQAGSLLFWAWSVAIFGVFFLYSDAYKALSEGTKVWFWLIFLSVMAFMLLLLTSWSNPFTMISPAPRDGNGLNPLLQNPGMIFHPPLLFLGYGGFAIPGCLALAQALNGSVKQEGSWTAISRNFTLIAWLCLSAGIILGGWWAYMELGWGGYWAWDPVENASLIPWLVGTAFLHTSVIESRRNKLHRINIFLMALTTISAFFATYLVRSGVVDSLHAFGDGGVGTPLLIFIILFTGISLLTALQYKHPESRPLSEPASREGFLVLTAWVLLALGIIILVATMWPVFSKFWSESPLGLEPAFYNRVCLPLFVVISALLMVCPWLGWKGGIRDPKRFGIVLASAAVAAGVLISMGYTLPMAVAGGATAIACLAGIALLFATEPAMRRSMRSIAAYGVHVGLALTVLGVAISGPYKQEQQIELGLNESVQVGSYTFTYKQLNQGETRAYIFIEADLEVTRNGKAVGPMHPQRRLYHKFPSSAFSEAATIFSLGNEMYATLLGANEGHKATLKLSVNPLVNWVWIGGTLMCLFPLLGLSTYRKRENGDPDAV